A window of the Nanoarchaeota archaeon genome harbors these coding sequences:
- a CDS encoding HAD family phosphatase produces the protein MIKAIFFDFDGVLTNFGFGAYNVCFNLHNETGIELEKLLTCYFRHCNGLDTGKISHSDFWEGFCKCTSKKIDISLLDSAFRNTPVNEKMLALSEKLRKNYKVGIITDNTKARFGAIVDEFRLREKFDAIILSADVGSTKKEERIFKVALDALKVKPEECVFIDNSKKNLEIPARMGFKTLFFDFEKKDFVGLIKELSATGVKI, from the coding sequence ATGATAAAAGCCATTTTCTTTGATTTTGACGGCGTGCTTACTAATTTCGGTTTTGGAGCCTATAATGTCTGCTTCAATTTGCATAATGAGACGGGAATAGAACTTGAGAAACTCCTTACGTGCTATTTCAGGCATTGCAACGGCCTTGATACCGGGAAAATTTCTCATTCTGATTTTTGGGAAGGATTCTGCAAATGCACCAGCAAAAAAATCGACATTTCATTGCTTGATTCTGCATTCAGGAATACGCCGGTGAATGAAAAAATGCTTGCGCTTTCGGAAAAATTGCGCAAAAACTACAAAGTCGGAATCATAACCGACAACACCAAAGCGCGCTTCGGCGCGATTGTTGATGAGTTCAGGCTGCGCGAGAAATTCGATGCCATAATTCTTTCGGCAGATGTCGGCTCGACAAAAAAGGAAGAGCGAATATTTAAAGTTGCGCTTGACGCGTTGAAAGTAAAGCCAGAGGAATGTGTTTTTATCGACAACTCGAAAAAGAATCTTGAGATTCCCGCGCGCATGGGATTCAAGACACTCTTCTTTGATTTTGAGAAAAAGGATTTTGTTGGACTGATTAAAGAGCTTTCTGCAACCGGCGTTAAAATTTGA
- a CDS encoding dCTP deaminase, with amino-acid sequence MVLSDRDIKARLLKGDFKAEPIDLSLQLGASSVDLRLGTRFRTFKLSNHSIIDPATFSDTKISEWQSDGAEIEEYEYSTLIISEKPFVLHPGEFVLASLMEHVEMPTDLVGRLEGRSSLGRLGLQVHSTAGVVDAGYKGHLTLELANIGKLPIKLTPGMRICQLVLELLSSPAEVPYGAKKTAKYFNERGASQSRADEVKKA; translated from the coding sequence ATGGTTCTCTCAGACCGCGATATAAAGGCGCGCCTTTTAAAGGGCGACTTCAAAGCCGAGCCGATTGATCTTTCGCTCCAGTTGGGCGCAAGCTCTGTTGATTTGCGCCTAGGCACGCGGTTCCGCACATTCAAGCTGTCGAACCATTCCATAATAGATCCTGCGACATTTAGCGATACAAAAATATCTGAGTGGCAGTCGGATGGTGCAGAAATCGAGGAATATGAATATAGCACGCTCATAATTTCCGAAAAGCCGTTTGTTCTTCATCCAGGAGAATTCGTTCTGGCATCGCTTATGGAGCATGTCGAGATGCCGACAGATCTTGTTGGCCGGCTTGAGGGCAGAAGCTCGCTTGGCAGATTGGGCTTGCAAGTGCACAGCACCGCAGGCGTTGTTGATGCAGGATACAAAGGTCATTTGACGCTTGAGCTTGCAAATATAGGGAAGCTTCCGATAAAGCTGACGCCTGGTATGCGGATATGCCAGCTTGTTCTTGAATTGCTTTCAAGCCCAGCGGAAGTGCCTTACGGCGCGAAAAAGACCGCGAAATACTTTAATGAACGCGGCGCGAGCCAAAGCAGGGCGGATGAAGTGAAGAAAGCGTAA
- a CDS encoding glucose 1-dehydrogenase, with protein MRFKNKVVIITGSGRGIGRATALLFAKEGAKVVVVADVNDKEGEETVTSIKNAKEDAFYVKCDVSKEEQVKQMIEKTIKTFGKIDILVNNAGIVFDVPFAERTVEQWRRTLDVNLIGTFLCAKYVAPHMKKQNGGKIVNISSTNGIDSFNPASMDYDASKAGIIILTRDLAKELAPTIQVNSVAPGWVNTDMNKDLPEDFVEEESKKIYAKRFATPEEIAKAVLFLASDDASYITGVTLKVDGGYG; from the coding sequence ATGAGATTCAAAAATAAAGTTGTTATTATAACGGGTTCTGGCAGAGGCATTGGAAGAGCAACTGCATTACTTTTTGCAAAAGAAGGCGCAAAAGTTGTAGTTGTTGCCGATGTTAATGACAAAGAAGGAGAAGAAACCGTAACGTCCATAAAAAATGCCAAAGAAGATGCGTTTTATGTAAAATGCGATGTTTCAAAAGAAGAACAAGTTAAACAAATGATTGAAAAAACAATAAAAACTTTTGGCAAAATCGACATATTAGTAAATAACGCGGGCATTGTTTTCGATGTGCCGTTTGCAGAAAGAACTGTTGAGCAGTGGAGAAGAACTCTTGACGTAAATCTGATTGGCACCTTTCTTTGCGCCAAATACGTTGCGCCGCATATGAAAAAACAGAATGGCGGCAAGATCGTCAATATATCATCCACTAACGGAATAGATAGCTTTAATCCGGCATCGATGGATTATGATGCGTCAAAAGCAGGAATTATTATACTCACAAGAGATCTTGCAAAAGAACTGGCTCCTACAATACAAGTTAATTCAGTAGCTCCCGGTTGGGTGAATACGGATATGAATAAAGATCTTCCCGAAGATTTTGTTGAAGAAGAGAGTAAAAAAATATATGCGAAACGGTTTGCCACGCCAGAAGAAATTGCAAAAGCAGTTTTAT
- a CDS encoding alpha/beta fold hydrolase, whose protein sequence is MNGYLKGRKFVGLMLAIFLLIVFVRHFNEIIAPFSPSDKWDITEEGLLTYPQNRGAVEFTKTILNDTAQVELSKIVYKSKGENIYALLRVPKTTDARKPAIILLPGAQVTKEGEDGRAAKFAEWGYVTLTLDERGNSGETGGGINSRDEEYATFIDNREPVTHKMVFDVLRAYDFLAERDDVDSKNIIVFGESMGGRFAVMAAAIEPRIKAVVGVSTAGYDSLDNQFQNGDVARFYKAIDPDAYVAKISQRFVLMVHSTNDTVIPIEMAQKTFGYALEPKKFITVDYKTHGWADGMAPMMNEEMKAIFAQ, encoded by the coding sequence ATGAACGGCTATCTGAAGGGCAGAAAGTTTGTCGGATTGATGCTTGCGATTTTTCTTCTCATTGTTTTTGTGCGCCATTTTAACGAGATTATCGCGCCGTTTTCACCAAGCGACAAGTGGGACATTACCGAGGAGGGGCTTCTCACATATCCGCAAAATCGCGGCGCTGTTGAATTCACAAAAACTATTCTGAACGATACTGCCCAAGTCGAGCTTTCAAAGATTGTTTATAAAAGCAAGGGGGAGAACATCTATGCGCTTCTCCGCGTTCCAAAAACAACTGATGCGCGTAAACCTGCAATAATTCTTCTTCCGGGCGCGCAAGTAACAAAAGAAGGCGAAGACGGCAGGGCGGCAAAATTCGCCGAATGGGGTTATGTTACTTTGACACTTGATGAGCGCGGCAATAGCGGTGAAACAGGCGGCGGAATCAATTCGAGGGATGAAGAATACGCGACATTTATCGATAACCGTGAGCCGGTTACGCACAAGATGGTTTTTGACGTTCTCCGCGCGTATGATTTTTTGGCAGAGCGCGATGATGTTGATTCTAAAAACATCATTGTTTTCGGCGAGAGCATGGGCGGAAGATTTGCGGTAATGGCTGCTGCAATAGAGCCGCGGATAAAGGCTGTTGTCGGAGTAAGCACTGCAGGATACGATTCCCTGGATAATCAGTTCCAGAACGGCGATGTCGCGCGCTTCTATAAGGCAATAGATCCTGATGCTTATGTAGCGAAGATTTCGCAGCGATTTGTTTTGATGGTTCACTCGACAAACGATACGGTCATCCCGATTGAAATGGCGCAAAAGACTTTCGGCTATGCTTTGGAGCCGAAGAAATTCATAACTGTTGACTACAAGACGCACGGATGGGCTGATGGGATGGCGCCGATGATGAATGAAGAGATGAAGGCAATATTCGCGCAGTAG
- a CDS encoding pyruvate ferredoxin oxidoreductase subunit gamma, with product MALKQIRIHGRGGQGVVTCAELLAAAAFKDGKQCQAFPFFGVERRGAPVAAFCRIDDKAIRTHEQVYEPDYVMVLDASLLEKVNVAEGLNENGIIVINTTEPTENIKLATSAKIKTIDATKIALDAIGKPFVNAPMLGAFVAATGLVKLDSLIKSVEEAFSGEIAQKNVVAVKKAYEEMKNKK from the coding sequence ATGGCCTTAAAGCAAATCCGCATACATGGAAGGGGCGGCCAGGGCGTTGTAACATGCGCAGAGCTTCTTGCTGCCGCTGCATTCAAGGACGGCAAACAATGCCAGGCATTCCCGTTTTTCGGGGTTGAAAGAAGGGGTGCTCCTGTGGCTGCTTTCTGCAGAATTGATGACAAAGCAATACGCACGCACGAGCAGGTTTATGAGCCGGATTATGTCATGGTTCTTGACGCAAGCCTTCTTGAGAAGGTCAATGTTGCAGAAGGATTGAATGAAAATGGAATCATAGTCATAAACACAACAGAACCTACGGAAAATATAAAGCTGGCGACGTCCGCTAAAATAAAAACAATCGATGCCACAAAAATCGCGCTTGACGCAATCGGAAAGCCTTTTGTCAACGCGCCGATGCTCGGCGCTTTTGTCGCTGCCACAGGGCTTGTAAAGCTTGACTCGCTGATTAAATCTGTTGAAGAAGCGTTTAGCGGGGAAATCGCGCAAAAGAATGTGGTCGCGGTTAAAAAAGCGTATGAGGAAATGAAAAATAAAAAATAA
- a CDS encoding DUF1512 domain-containing protein, giving the protein MSYANFLTGDNGIISFILMMLFFFLYPRIMIWQMTYKLDGDLKELEGYRKASEEYVLKKISDKPDAKQKNAVKNFMDFFIAPPVDLDPYGIVHKIEHIMNQSERRFSYFVESVAPKMDAVEKANLKFAMIGAMGVNQIYKVIRHYVIMIRKTNNLQYAMMLQMIMPMIMKVAKANTKATKAFADGIPIGDAIGPMVVASLKTKEGDEVAKEVVVSKETFAGRTVYVLKAKGPGSALGKLGKAVEALHKKEKIDYIITIDAAGKLEGEETGSIAEGVGVMMGGVGVERSQIEEVAVKYDIPTDGIAIKMAPDEASIPLKKEVFDAQEGVVNILERLVTETKKKKILIVGVGNTCGVGNTKASLKGLDEKLKPVWKVQKKEEEEEKKKEKKWF; this is encoded by the coding sequence ATGTCATATGCAAACTTTTTGACTGGCGATAACGGTATAATTTCGTTTATACTGATGATGCTTTTTTTCTTTCTCTATCCGAGAATTATGATCTGGCAGATGACCTACAAGCTTGATGGTGATCTAAAAGAGCTTGAAGGCTATCGAAAAGCGTCCGAAGAATATGTTCTGAAAAAAATCAGCGACAAGCCGGACGCAAAGCAGAAAAATGCTGTAAAGAATTTTATGGATTTCTTCATCGCACCACCGGTTGATCTGGACCCCTATGGAATCGTCCATAAGATTGAGCACATAATGAACCAGTCCGAGCGCAGATTTTCATATTTTGTCGAAAGCGTTGCCCCTAAAATGGATGCGGTTGAAAAAGCAAACTTGAAATTTGCAATGATTGGCGCTATGGGGGTTAACCAAATTTACAAAGTTATAAGGCATTATGTCATAATGATCCGGAAAACGAACAATCTGCAATATGCAATGATGCTTCAGATGATTATGCCGATGATTATGAAAGTCGCAAAGGCAAATACAAAAGCCACAAAGGCATTTGCAGACGGCATTCCGATTGGCGATGCGATAGGCCCAATGGTTGTTGCAAGCCTGAAGACAAAAGAAGGCGATGAAGTTGCAAAAGAGGTTGTTGTGAGCAAAGAAACTTTTGCAGGACGTACGGTATATGTTCTTAAGGCAAAAGGTCCTGGAAGCGCGCTTGGAAAGCTTGGCAAAGCGGTTGAAGCGCTTCATAAGAAAGAGAAAATCGACTACATAATTACAATAGATGCTGCAGGAAAGCTTGAAGGAGAAGAGACCGGCTCTATTGCAGAAGGCGTGGGCGTCATGATGGGTGGTGTGGGAGTCGAGCGCTCGCAGATTGAAGAAGTTGCGGTGAAATATGACATCCCAACAGACGGCATTGCGATAAAAATGGCGCCTGATGAAGCTTCAATACCTTTGAAGAAAGAGGTCTTTGACGCGCAGGAAGGCGTTGTAAATATTCTTGAGCGGCTTGTGACTGAAACTAAAAAGAAGAAAATCCTTATTGTCGGTGTTGGAAATACCTGCGGCGTAGGCAATACAAAAGCATCGCTAAAAGGCCTTGACGAAAAGCTCAAGCCTGTTTGGAAGGTGCAGAAGAAAGAAGAGGAAGAGGAAAAGAAGAAAGAGAAGAAATGGTTTTAA